From the Lolium rigidum isolate FL_2022 chromosome 2, APGP_CSIRO_Lrig_0.1, whole genome shotgun sequence genome, one window contains:
- the LOC124689910 gene encoding caffeoylshikimate esterase-like → MAPPRAPPLATKYFWGDSPEPDEHYTSLGLRHTESYYQSPCGRLFTHSFHPLSAAHDGDVKAVVFMTHGYGSDTSWLFQYIAISYAQWGFAVYCADLLGHGRSDGVHGYLGDMESVARASLSFFLSVRKATAYAPLPAFLLGESMGGAATLLMYLRSPPDAGWTGIIFSGPLFLIPEKMYPSRLRLFFYGLLLGFADTWAVLPDKRMVVKAIRDPEKLKVIASNPRRYCGAPRVGTMRELARITELLQDSFGEVTVPFLALHGTDDGVAAPEGSKMLYERAPSEDKSLILYEGMYHSLIQGEPGESRDRVLADMRAWIDERVRRYGSAAVPAPA, encoded by the coding sequence ATGGCGCCACCCAGAGCGCCACCCCTGGCGACAAAGTACTTCTGGGGCGACTCCCCGGAGCCTGACGAGCACTACACCTCGCTGGGGCTGCGCCACACCGAGTCCTACTACCAGTCCCCCTGCGGCCGCCTCTTCACACACTCCTTCCACCCGCTCTCCGCCGCGCACGACGGCGACGTGAAGGCCGTCGTGTTCATGACGCACGGATACGGCTCCGACACCTCCTGGCTCTTCCAGTACATCGCCATCAGCTACGCGCAGTGGGGGTTCGCCGTGTACTGCGCCGACCTCCTCGGCCACGGCCGCTCCGACGGCGTCCACGGCTACCTCGGCGACATGGAGTCCGTCGCCAGGGCGTCACTGTCCTTCTTCCTCTCCGTCCGGAAGGCCACCGCCTACGCGCCACTCCCGGCCTTCCTCCTCGGCGAGTCCATGGGCGGCGCCGCTACCCTGCTCATGTACCTCCGCTCCCCGCCGGACGCCGGGTGGACGGGGATCATCTTCTCCGGGCCGCTGTTCCTCATTCCGGAGAAGATGTACCCGTCCCGCCTGCGGCTGTTCTTCTACGGCCTCCTCCTCGGGTTCGCCGACACCTGGGCCGTGCTCCCGGACAAGAGGATGGTGGTCAAGGCGATCCGGGACCCGGAGAAGCTCAAGGTCATCGCGTCCAACCCGAGGCGCTATTGCGGCGCGCCGCGGGTGGGCACGATGCGGGAGCTGGCCCGCATCACGGAACTGCTCCAGGATAGCTTCGGGGAGGTGACGGTGCCGTTCCTAGCGCTGCACGGCACCGACGACGGGGTCGCCGCGCCGGAGGGGTCCAAGATGTTGTACGAGCGCGCGCCGAGCGAGGACAAGTCGCTCATCCTGTACGAAGGGATGTATCACTCTCTCATCCAGGGGGAGCCTGGCGAGAGCCGGGACCGCGTGCTCGCCGACATGCGCGCCTGGATCGACGAGCGCGTCCGCCGCTACGGCAGCGCCGCCGTCCCCGCACCGGCCTAG